The Microcebus murinus isolate Inina chromosome 26, M.murinus_Inina_mat1.0, whole genome shotgun sequence genome contains a region encoding:
- the EXOC1L gene encoding exocyst complex component 1-like isoform X1, which translates to MSSLVKEDLEKKLFKPLSQNLYEFIEIEFSVQDRYYLCVSVTKNEEVKIIMVKHYRIGLDEKYEVTKKWSLNDLRMIDGKEADTDNPFFDLHFKKVYSLEAYSCASKYAFARTVNKLNHAYLKKDLQIVNFDSTYINDDSIWSSNNKDCLVLMRICFYAFNLVCLSLCPLPL; encoded by the exons ATGTCATCATTGGTAAAGGAGGACTTGGAGAAGAAACTGTTCAAGCCACTCTCGCAGAATCTGTACGAGTTTATTGAAATAGAGTTCTCGGTTCAAGACAGGTATTACCTCTGTGTGTCAG TGACCAAgaatgaagaagtaaaaataattatggtGAAACACTACAGAATTGGGCTAGATGAAAAATATGAAGTAACAAAAAAGTGGTCTTTGAACGATCTGCGGATGATTGATGGAAAAGAAGCAGACACT GACAACCCATTTTTTGATCTGCACTTCAAGAAAGTGTACAGTTTGGAAGCATATAGCTGTGCTTCTAAATATGCCTTTGCTCGAACAGTAAATAAGCTGAATCATGCATATCTTAAGAAGGACTTACAGATCGTGAACTTTGATTCTACTTACATTAATGATGATTCCATTTGGTCCTCCAACAACAAGGATTGCTTGGTCCTTATGAGAATATGCTTTTATGCTTTCAATCTTGTGTGCTTGTCCCTGTGTCCCTTGCCACTCTAA
- the EXOC1L gene encoding exocyst complex component 1-like isoform X2, translating into MVKHYRIGLDEKYEVTKKWSLNDLRMIDGKEADTDNPFFDLHFKKVYSLEAYSCASKYAFARTVNKLNHAYLKKDLQIVNFDSTYINDDSIWSSNNKDCLVLMRICFYAFNLVCLSLCPLPL; encoded by the exons atggtGAAACACTACAGAATTGGGCTAGATGAAAAATATGAAGTAACAAAAAAGTGGTCTTTGAACGATCTGCGGATGATTGATGGAAAAGAAGCAGACACT GACAACCCATTTTTTGATCTGCACTTCAAGAAAGTGTACAGTTTGGAAGCATATAGCTGTGCTTCTAAATATGCCTTTGCTCGAACAGTAAATAAGCTGAATCATGCATATCTTAAGAAGGACTTACAGATCGTGAACTTTGATTCTACTTACATTAATGATGATTCCATTTGGTCCTCCAACAACAAGGATTGCTTGGTCCTTATGAGAATATGCTTTTATGCTTTCAATCTTGTGTGCTTGTCCCTGTGTCCCTTGCCACTCTAA